In Sphaeramia orbicularis chromosome 7, fSphaOr1.1, whole genome shotgun sequence, one genomic interval encodes:
- the LOC115423098 gene encoding nuclear factor 7, ovary-like: MAAAVYAQDLTCSICLTLFSDPLTLLCGHSFCRKCITDCPITQCPQCRTSLPSPEEVKCLPTSHILKSLAEKAKEETKQSHDRAEAQWLCPDHDEKLKLFCVTDQQLTCIICRDGEKHDGHKFKPVKEAAASLRKELETGMETLPADILAIESLANKQREEITKTKERSRQLMSQMHKQFEEMHQFLRKREDEIKNELKNQEEDAVEEMTKRLISMEAALTENRELEVKGAAVLKITDPERFLKKWTEGNCMKTPEHLFRSRANDLDVINTSLFLGPYESHLQFFMWKEMLQVIQPRAELLSLRNDNVNVSVSDDRRSLYCAPKCSQNQQNMFGQTGLFFSSPAFGSSTSHYDQYTNIFPAVPDNTYNAFSTDEFTSGQCYWEVEVGHRDYWKLGIKDYFLQYENYKHAACNPKTITELTVTDTPRKIGIYLDCSSKKLSFYNADNMTRIHTMSCSSMSVPVSAYFNIRYKEPDHNPLTVCWY; the protein is encoded by the exons ATGGCTGCAGCTGTTTACGCACAGGACCTGACCTGTTCCATCTGTTTAACTCTCTTCTCTGATCCACTGACTCTCCTCTGTGGTCACTCTTTTTGCAGAAAATGTATAACAGATTGTCCGATCACACAGTGTCCACAGTGTCGAACTTCTTTACCATCACCAGAGGAAGTGAAGTGTTTACCAACCAGCCACATCCTGAAGAGTCTGGCTGAAAAGGCGAAGGAGGAAACCAAACAGAGCCACGACAGAGCAGAG gccCAGTGGTTGTGTCCAGATCATGATGAGAAGCTGAAACTGTTCTGTGTCACAGATCAGCAGTTAACATGTATCATATGCAGAGACGGAGAAAAGCATGATGGACACAAGTTTAAACCAGTCAAAGAAGCAGCTGCATCTTTGAGGAAGGAGCTGGAAACGGGCATGGAGACCCTTCCTGCTGATATCCTTGCAATTGAAAGCCTTGCCaacaaacaaagagaagaaataacaaaaaccaaagaGCGGTCCCGTCAGCTGATGTCCCAGATGCACAAGCAGTTTGAGGAAATGCACCAATTCCTCAGAAAGAGAGAAGACGAGATCAAAAATGAGCTGAAGAATCAAGAGGAAGACGCTGTTGAAGAAATGACCAAGAGGCTGATTTCAATGGAAGCAGCGCTGACGGAGAACAGAGAGCTGGAGGTGAAGGGCGCAGCGGTTCTGAAAATTACTGACCCTGAGAGGTTCCTAAAAAAGTGGACTGAGGGTAACTGCATGAAGACCCCAGAACATTTATTCAGATCAAGAGCAAACGATCTGGATGTGATTAATACATCTCTCTTCCTGGGTCCATATGAAAGTCACCTGCAGTTCTTCATGTGGAAGGAGATGCTGCAGGTGATCCAGCCTCGAGCAGAACTGCTGTCTCTGAGAAATGATAATGTTAATGTGTCTGTGTCTGATGATAGACGTAGTTTGTATTGTGCTCCCAAATGCAGCCAGAATCAGCAGAACATGTTTGGACAGACAGGACTCTTTTTCAGTTCTCCAGCCTTTGGTTCATCCACAAGCCATTATGATCAATACACAAACATTTTTCCAGCAGTGCCTGATAATACATACAATGCATTCAGCACTGATGAGTTCACTTCAGGACAGTGTTACTGGGAGGTAGAGGTCGGCCATAGGGACTATTGGAAACTAGGGATAAAAGATTATTTCTTACAATATGAAAACTATAAGCATGCAGCCTGTAATCCAAAAACAATCACAGAGTTAACTGTCACAGACACACCCCGGAAGATTGGGATTTACCTGGACTGCTCTTCTAAAAAGCTGAGCTTTTATAATGCAGACAACATGACACGTATTCACACTATGAGCTGCAGCTCCATGTCAGTACCAGTGTCAGCATATTTTAACATCAGATACAAAGAACCAGATCATAACCCACTGACAGTGTGCTGGTACTGA